GCTCATCGAGACCCGCAGGCCCCTGTTCGAGTTCGCGATCCGCACCGCCATCAGCCAGGTCGACCTCGACACCGTCGAGGGACAGGTGACCGCGCTGCGCATGGCGGCGCCGGTCGTGGCGAGGATCCGCGACCGCGCCATGCGGCCCGAGTACGCGCGGCGCCTGGCCGGCTGGCTCGGAATGGACGAGCGGACCGTGCTGCGAGCCGTCCACGACGCTGCTCGCACCGAGGGCCGCGGCGGGCATCGCGCCGAGGAGCAGCCGCCGGAGCCGCACCGCGACGGTGGCGGGCACAGCCCCGGGCACGGCAGGGACTCCGGGCACGGCAGGGACGAGGGCGGACTGCCCGTCCCACGCCTGGCCGACGTGGTCTCGCCCCGCGACCCCGTGGGCCAGGTCGAGACCCAGTCGCTCGCCGTCATGCTCCAGTCCCCGCAGCTGCTGGACGCGGACAAGGTCGCGGCGCTGCCCGACGACTCCTTCCACGTCCCCGCCCTGCAGGGCGTGTGGGACGTGATGCTCGCCGCCGGCACCCTGCTCGACGCCGTCGAGGGGACCCTGCCCCCGGCCCGCTACCTCGAGCAGGTCCTCGAGATCGCGGGGGAGACCGTGCGGCCGCTCATCGTGGAGATCGCGAACCTCGACCTGCCCGCCCGGACCGAGGAGAGCCTCGCGCGGCTCGCCGACTCGCTGCTGAACCGCCTCAGCGAGCTGTCGATCACCCGCGAGTACTCGGTGCTCAAGCAGCGCCTCCAGCGCACCGACCCCTCCGATGCGGAGCGGTACCAGGAGATCATGGCGCGGCTCACCGAGGTGCAGGTCAAGCGCCGTTCCCTGCGGGCTCCGGCGGACTGACCGGCTCGGGACGGCGGACGACGGAGGCTCGGCCGACGGGGGCGGCCCTCGCGGCACCGCGCAAGACCGTCAGCCGAGCGCGCCGACAATCTCCTAGCGCACCCAGATCAGCCGAGTGCGCGTACCGCGGTGATCGCCTTCTGCTGCATCTCCAGCAGGTGGGCGAGGAGGTTCTCGAGCGTCGGCACGGCCTCGGGCTCGGGGTCGAGCGCCGCGAGGAACGTGCGGGCGATCTCCACGTCCTGCACCCGCCCCAGCAGCTCCTGGTACGGCTCGGCGCGCGCCAGGCGCTCGGCGGCGATGGGGCCGAGGGGGAGGAGCAGCTCCGCGGCATAGCGCCAGCGCTTGGCGGCCTTGCGCGCCGAGTGCAGCTGGGCAGGATCGTCGGCCGCTGACGTCAGTCGCCTCCGGACCCGTGCCTCGGCGCCCTCGAGCACCGCGACCGGATCGAGGTGAGGCAGCGAGGGCGGTGCCGTCCTCCAGGTGCGCAGCAGGTCCGCGGTGCGTCCCCAGGCGCTCCCACCGGAGTCCGACCGCAGCTGGGCGAGGGCGGCGTCGCGCAGGACGTCCAGTTCGCGGGTCAGCAGTGCACGGGCAGGAGGGACCGGCGAGGGTCGGGCCCCGTCGGCCGACGGGAGCTCGTCGAGGGCGGGCAGCAGCAGCTCGGCGAGCACGTCGGCGTCCCGCACCTCGCCGAAGGCGAGCGCGACCGCCTGCAGATCCGCGTCGAGGGCGACGTGGTCCCCATACTCGGGCAGGTGCTCGAACGCCGCGGGGAAGGAGCGGACGGTCCCGCGGAGGCGGCGCAGCGAGGTGCGGGTGTCGTGGACGAGGTCGACGGTGAGATCGTCCACCGCCCGGTCGACCGTGTCGATGCCGATGAGTGCCCGTGCGGCGTGGGCGTGGACGTAGTCGGCGAGCGGGTCGGGGTCGGGGCTGCCGGCCCCGGTCATCGTCCGGGTCATGATCGCTCCTGCCTCCTTCGTCCGCGGTGGGGCGAGCACGCCGCGCAGGCTGCTGCTCGGGCCCAGCCTGGCCGAACGGCGGCGCCGTGTCGAGCATCGTCGGCCAGTCGTCGCCGGTGCGCCCCGGACTCTTCCCATCGGGCGAGCGGATGCGTAGCGTGGGCGCTTCACGGCGGCCCGACCACCGTGGTCCCGGGGAAAGGCGGCAGCGTGAGGATCGAGATCGAGCACCGACTGGACGCTCCGCAGGCGGAGGTCCTCGCCTGGCACGAACGCCCTGGCGCCCTGGTGCGCCTGACCCCTCCGGGACTGGCCACTCCCGACGCGCCAGGCGAGGGAGGGATCCGCCCCGGACGCGTGGTGGGCGTGCGCGTGGGCCCGCCCGTGCTACCCATGCTCATCCGTCCCCACTGGGTCCTGAGGCACGTGGAGCGCGTGCCCGGCGGTGGCTTCGTCGATCAGCAGGTCCGCGGGCCCTGGCGCAGCTGGCGGCACGAGCACGGGATCCTCGACGACGCCCGCGGCGGCACGCTGCTGCGGGACGTCATCGACCTCGAGCTCCCGCGCCACCTCGACCACCTCGCCCCGCGGGTGGAGCGGGCGGTGCAGGCGCAGTTCGCCTTCCGCGCCCGGCAGCTGCGCGACGACCTCGCCTTCCACGCCCGCTGGGCGCACGTGCCGCGCCTGACCGTCGTCATCACCGGGTCCTCCGGCCTCATCGGCACCCAGCTCGCCGCGCTGCTCGAGAGCGGCGGCCACACCGTGCGCCGCATGGTGCGGGAGGACCGGGTGGGGACCGGCGAGGTCACTTGGGATCCGCAGACCGGGCAGCTCGATCCCGCGGACATCGAGGACGCCGACGTGGTCGTGAACCTCGCCGGGCGTTCGATCGCCACCCGCTGGACCTCCGCCGCCCGGCGCGATATCCGCTCCTCTCGCATCGGCGGCACCACGCTGATCTCACGCACCCTCGCCCAGCTCGAGGACGGACCGACCGCGCTCGTGCAGGCCTCCGCTATCGGGCTGTACGGGCCGCGCCGCCCCGGGGAGGTGCTCACCGAGGACGACCCCGGCGGGGACGGCTTCCTCGCAGACCTCGTGCGGGACTGGGAGGGCTCCACCCATGCCGCCCGTGATGCCGGGAAGCGGGTCGTCGCCGTGCGCACCGGCATGGTCCTCTCTGACGCCGGCGGCTCCCTGCTGCCCCAGCTGCCGCTCTTCTTCGCGGGCGTGGGCGGACGCCTCACCGCGAAGCGGGCGAAGCTCTCCTGGATCACCCTGGACGACATCACCCGCGCCTTCGCCCACGCCGTGCTCTCGGCGGACCTCGAGGGTCCCGTCAACGGCGTCGCCCCGCACCCCGTCACCGCCGGGGAGTTCGCCCGCACCCTCGGCGGGGTGATGCACCGGCCCTCGTTCGTGCCCGTGCCCGAGTTCGGCCCGCGCCTCTTGCTCGGCCGGGCGGGGGCCGACGAACTCGTCCGCACCGACCAGCACGTCTCCGACGCGCACCTCGCCGCGAGCGGGTTCGTTTCCGCGCATGCGGAACTGGGGGAGGGATTGGCGCACCTGCTGGTGCGGGGGTGAGTCGAGACCGGGGAGGACCTGAGAGCCCCGCTCCTCAGGAATCCTGCGCGACGGCGAGTATCCGCCGGCACGCCGTGGCCAGCTGCCGGCTCTGCGCGGCGGTGAGGGGCTCGAAGAACAGGCGGCGCAGCTCTGTCTCGTGCGCCGGCGCAACCGACTCGACCTTCTGCCTCCCAGCATCGGTCAGTGTGACCAGCGTGGTTCGTCCGTCCTCGGGATTGGGCCGGCGGGTGAGCCATCCCTGCCGCTCGAGGCGCGTGGCCGCATTCGACAGGCGGGACAGCGTGCCGCAGACGCTGCTCGCGAGCTCGCTCATCCGCAGCGTGCGCTCCGGTGCCGTCGAGAGCCAGGACATGACCAGGTAGTCGAAGTGCCCGATGCCGCCGTCGCGCTGCATCTGGGTCTCGAGGACCCCGGGGAGCAGGGTCAGGACATGGGCGAACGCGAACCACTGCGCGCGCTCCTCGTCGGTGAGCCGTTCGGGCTCGGCGCCGCTCGTCACGAGAGCGAGTCTAGGTCGCATTGCCCCGAACTTGGTTGTCCAGTGAAATCAATAAGTCTAGTTCTACTTCATCAGGTAAGTAGCTGCGGGCGCACTCAGCAAGCGTGACCACTGAATCGCCTGTAAGTGTTCGTGGTGGCCGGCCCGGGGCTGGCTGGCAGGGTTGGTGCTGGTAGCCCGGCGCCCGTCGTGACTCCTGAATCGGCTGACCCCTGCGGGGTGTCATTCCCGGGATCTGTCCGGCGGGGGCCGGGTGCCGGCGCCAGCCCTGGCCCACCACGATGGCTTGATCAGAAGCATGTCCACCGCCGGGAGCTCGATCTCGGCGGCGTGGCTCATTACAGGCCCGCCTCGTAGTGACTCTCATCCTGGGCCGACGCCGGCAACGACGTCCCGTCCCAGCGATTCGAGAGGAACATCGTCATGAACAGTCTGCCTGCCACCGTAGGGGACTTCTACCGATACGTCGTCGGAGTCGACACCCACGCCGCAACCCACTCCTACGCGATCATCGAGGCTCCGAGCGGCGGCCTCATCGATCAGAATGTCTTCCCGACCAGCCCTGCAGGGCTGCGACGCGCACGAGAATGGATCGCGCGCCGCACCGAGGGAGACCTCGACGGTGTGCTGATCGCCGTGGAAGGAACCGGCTCTTACGGGGCAGTTCTCAGCGACGTGCTGCAGCAGGTCGGCTACCGAGTCGTCGAGGCACCGACCCCGCGTCGTGCACGAGCCCGAAGCAAGACCGACGCCCTCGACGCGCTACTCGCCGCCCGATCGAGTCTCGTCATGCCGTTGACGACGTTGCGAGATCGTCGCACCGGTGACCTGCAGTCGGCGCTCCAAGTCCTCACCGGTGCCCGCGACCAACAGAACGCCGACAGATTGCGGTGCATCAACGCCCTCACCGCACTCGTGAGAACCCACGACCTTGGAATCGATGCACGCCGGGCCTTGACCGGAATGCAGATCGCGACGATCGCGAGCTGGCGTCGCCGAGAAGAGACGCTGGGGACAGCAACCGCCCGCGCCGAAGCGACACGCCTCGCGAAGCAGATCACGACGCTCGAGAGGGACCTCGCCGAGAACCGTGAACGGATCACTCACCTCGTGGAGACCACAGCTCCCGAGCTGCTGGACCTGCCAGGAGTCGGCGCAGTCACCGCAGCCGTGATCTTGACGGTCTGGTCGCACCCCGGCCGAATACGCAACGAGGCCGCATTCGCCATGATCGCAGGAGTCTGCCCGATCCCGGCCTCCTCGGGTAACACCACGAGGCATCGCCTCAACCGCGGTGGAGACCGACGGCTGAACCGCGCGCTGAACACCATCGTGCTCACCAGGATGCGCACCGATCCTGCCACCCGCACCTACATCGAGCGGCGCCAAAGCGAGGGCAAGACATCCAGAGAGATCCGACGCTGCCTCAAGCGCTACATCAGCCGCCAGATCTTCCGATCACTCACAGTTGCCCACCCCGTCCCGGACGCCGCCGCCGCGGCTTGACACAACATAGAAGCATCCCGGGTGTGGTGGAGGCTCTGAATCCACGGGAGGATGAGGAGCATGGCAGCACCGAGGAAGTACCCCGACGAGCTTCGGGAGAGAGCCACGAGGATGGCAGTTCAGTCACGGCGCGATCCATCGACGAGGTCGGGAACGTTTCGCCGTGTGGGCGAGCAGCTCGGGATCAATCCTGAGACTCTGAGGAACTGGGTCGTGCAGGCCGAGGTTGACGAGGGGCACCGTCCCGGGACCACGACCAGCGAGTCCCAGCGCCTGGTCGAGCTGGAGAAGGAAGTGCGTGAGCTGCGCAGGGAGAACTCGATGGCGGATTCAAGCGGTCAGTGCAACGAGTCCTGTGAGATGAGGCAGTCACTGATCACAGGAGGATCCGGATGCAGGGCAGGCACGGTCATCTCAGCCGGGAGCAGAAGCAGCTCGGGCTCAGGCTGCACGGGAAGGGCTGGCGGCTGGTCGACATCGCGAAAGAGATCGGCTGCAGCGCGCCGATGGTCGGCATCATGGCCCGCACCGGCAGGCACCTTGACGCCAGGCCGTTCGGCTGGGAGCCACGGCAGGGCTGTCTGACGATCCACGAGCGCGAGCAGATCCTGCTGGGGATCAATCGTGGCGATACCTTCACCGCGATCGCCGAGCAGCTGGGGCGTGCGGTGTCGACCGTCAGCCGTGAGGTGTAGCGCGGCGGGGGTCGCTGCGGCTACTCGGCGTGGCGTGGTCATGAACGTGCCCGCGAGCAGGCGCGTCGACCGAAGCCGTTCAAGCTTGCGTCGGGCCGGCTGCTCGAGGAGGTCGCCAGCCGGCTGGAGCAACTGTGGTCACCTGAGGAGATCGCGGCGCGCCTACGGTTGGATCACGCCGACGACCCGGAGATGCGCGTGAGCCACGAGACGATCTACCAGTCGCTGTTCGTGCAGGGCCGAGGCGAACTGCGCCGTGAGCTGGCGCGGTGCCTGCGGTCCGGAAGAGCGGCCCGCAAGCCCCGCCGAACCACGGACGGTCGCGGCCGCATCCCCGGCATGGTCATGCTCAGCGAACGCCCCGCAGAAGCCGACGACCGCGCCGTGCCAGGCCACTGGGAAGGTGATCTCATCCTCGGCGAGGGCAGCCGCAGCGCCGTCGGCACGCTCGTTGAGCGCTCGACGCGAATGACACTGCTGCTGCACCTGCCCGACGGCAAGAGCGCCGAGCAGGTCGAGGCCGCGATGCGCGCCGCAATCAGCAAGCTGCCGCCCTCGTTGATCCGAACGATCACCTGGGACCAAGGCGCGGAGATGTCCAAGCACGCCGCGTTCACCATCGCCACAGGAATCCCGATCTACTTCTGCGATCCCCACTCGCCCTGGCAGCGGGGGAGCAACGAGAACACCAACGGCCTGCTGCGCCAGTACCTGCCCAAAGGCACCGACCTGAGCGTCGTCAGCCGCGAGAAGTTGGACGCGATCCAGGACAGCCTCAACGGACGCCCCCGCAAGACACTGGGCTATCTGACACCATCAGAGAAGCTCGCAGAGTTCCTTGCGCCCACCGCTTGAATCCGCCGATCCTGAGGTCAGCCTCGGCTTTTTTCGCGGCGGAGCTCGACCGCCAACAGCGTTGATCGTGGAGTACATCGACCAGTGCAGGCATGAGTTCGGCGCCTGGCCGGTCTGTCGAACGCTGACCGCAGCGGGCACGCAGATCGCGCCGAGCACGTACTACGCGTTCAAGACCCGCCCACCCTCGAAGCGAGCACTACGCGACGAGGAACCGCTGGTCGAGATCCACCGGGTCCATGCGGCGAACTTCGGCGTCTACGGGGCGAAGAAGGTCCACGCCCAGCTGCGCCGCGAGGGCGTCGTCATCGCGCGTTGCACGGTCGAGCGGCTCATGCGCGGCGCGGGGTTGCGAGGGATCAGCCGGGCCAAGGGCCCGCGCACCACGATCTCAGGTCGCGGCACCGATAATCGTCCTGACCTCGTCGAACGTGACTTCACCGCGACCGCTCCGAACCAGCTGGGTGTCGCTTATTGTACATCGCTACTCGAATCGTTCGCGAAGTACGTCGCGCCGTCGTTGGGGTGGAAGCCCAATACGGAGGGCCCCGTCGAGGGGTACACCGGCTAGGCTGACCCTATGGGCGAAGTGCAGTTGACAGGCCGACTTGTTTGTCGAACGACCGAGGAGTCGAATCTTGTCAAGCGATTCTTGCATGATCACGTTTCACTTACTCGCTTAGAACCCGGGTGCCTATCGTTTGAGGTTACGCAGACCGACGACCCACTTGTTTGGCGAGTCGAAGAACGATTCAATAGCGAGGCTGCTTTCGAATGTCATCAAGACCGCGTGGCGTCCAGCGAGTGGGGGCGGATGACCGCGGGGATCACACGCGACTATTCGATCGTCAAGCACACCGGATAGAGGTTGCCTTGATTCAGTTGTTCGCCACCGCCGAACCAGTTGTGGGTCGCGGACATCACCTACTGCCGCACCTTCGCCGGCTGGGTGTATGCCGCGTTCGTCATCGATGTGTTCTCCCGCCGCGTGGTCGGCTGGCAGCTGTCGAAGTCGCTGCGGACGGACCTCGCATTGGACGCGCTCGAGATGGGCATCTGGACCCGCGATCACGCAGGCCAGGCCGTCTCCGGGCTCCCGCACCACAGCGATAAGGGCGTTCAGTACGTCGCCATCCGCTACACCGAGCGTCTTGCTGAGGCCGGCGCGGCCGCCTCGGTCGGCTCCACCGGCGACTCGTATGACAATGCCCTGGCCGAGGCCTTCAACTCGCTGTTCAAGGCTGAACTGGTCCGCAACCGCGGGCCCTGGAAGAACATCGACGACCTCGAGATCGCGACCGCGGAATACATCGACTGGTTCAATCACCGGCGACTTCACGGCGAGATCGGCATGATCCCGCCCGTCGAGCTGGAGGACATCTACCATCACAACCACCCCGCACCGGCACCCGCCGACGCGGCACTTGCGAGCCTCTAACAAACCCGGGATGCTTCTATGTTGTGTCAAGCCGCGGCGGCGGCGTCCGGGACGGGGTGGGCAACTTTGAGTGATCGGAAGATCTGGCGGCTGATGTAGCGCTTGAGGCAGCGTCGGATCTCTCTGGATGTCTTGCCCTCGCTTTGGCGCCGCTCGATGTAGGTGCGGGTGGCAGGATCGGTGCGCATCCTGGTGAGCACGATGGTGTTCAGCGCGCGGTTCAGCCGTCGGTCTCCACCGCGGTTGAGGCGATGCCTCGTGGTGTTACCCGAGGAGGCCGGGATCGGGCAGACTCCTGCGATCATGGCGAATGCGGCCTCGTTGCGTATTCGGCCGGGGTGCGACCAGACCGTCAAGATCACGGCTGCGGTGACTGCGCCGACTCCTGGCAGGTCCAGCAGCTCGGGAGCTGTGGTCTCCACGAGGTGAGTGATCCGTTCACGGTTCTCGGCGAGGTCCCTCTCGAGCGTCGTGATCTGCTTCGCGAGGCGTGTCGCTTCGGCGCGGGCGGTTGCTGTCCCCAGCGTCTCTTCTCGGCGACGCCAGCTCGCGATCGTCGCGATCTGCATTCCGGTCAAGGCCCGGCGTGCATCGATTCCAAGGTCGTGGGTTCTCACGAGTGCGGTGAGGGCGTTGATGCACCGCAATCT
This genomic interval from Brachybacterium aquaticum contains the following:
- a CDS encoding IS110 family transposase codes for the protein MNSLPATVGDFYRYVVGVDTHAATHSYAIIEAPSGGLIDQNVFPTSPAGLRRAREWIARRTEGDLDGVLIAVEGTGSYGAVLSDVLQQVGYRVVEAPTPRRARARSKTDALDALLAARSSLVMPLTTLRDRRTGDLQSALQVLTGARDQQNADRLRCINALTALVRTHDLGIDARRALTGMQIATIASWRRREETLGTATARAEATRLAKQITTLERDLAENRERITHLVETTAPELLDLPGVGAVTAAVILTVWSHPGRIRNEAAFAMIAGVCPIPASSGNTTRHRLNRGGDRRLNRALNTIVLTRMRTDPATRTYIERRQSEGKTSREIRRCLKRYISRQIFRSLTVAHPVPDAAAAA
- a CDS encoding CHAD domain-containing protein — its product is MTRTMTGAGSPDPDPLADYVHAHAARALIGIDTVDRAVDDLTVDLVHDTRTSLRRLRGTVRSFPAAFEHLPEYGDHVALDADLQAVALAFGEVRDADVLAELLLPALDELPSADGARPSPVPPARALLTRELDVLRDAALAQLRSDSGGSAWGRTADLLRTWRTAPPSLPHLDPVAVLEGAEARVRRRLTSAADDPAQLHSARKAAKRWRYAAELLLPLGPIAAERLARAEPYQELLGRVQDVEIARTFLAALDPEPEAVPTLENLLAHLLEMQQKAITAVRALG
- a CDS encoding IS110 family transposase, which codes for MNSLPATVGDFYRYVVGVDTHAATHSYAIIEAPNGGLIDQNVFPTSPAGLRRAREWIARRTEGDLDGVLIAVEGTGSYGAVLSDVLQQVGYRVVEAPTPRRARARSKTDALDALLAARSSLVMPLTTLRDRRTGDLQSALQVLTGARDQQNADRLRCINALTALVRTHDLGIDARRALTGMQIATIASWRRREETLGTATARAEATRLAKQITTLERDLAENRERITHLVETTAPELLDLPGVGAVTAAVILTVWSHPGRIRNEAAFAMIAGVCPIPASSGNTTRHRLNRGGDRRLNRALNTIVLTRMRTDPATRTYIERRQSEGKTSREIRRCLKRYISRQIFRSLKVAHPVPDAAAAA
- a CDS encoding IS3 family transposase, which produces MEYIDQCRHEFGAWPVCRTLTAAGTQIAPSTYYAFKTRPPSKRALRDEEPLVEIHRVHAANFGVYGAKKVHAQLRREGVVIARCTVERLMRGAGLRGISRAKGPRTTISGRGTDNRPDLVERDFTATAPNQLGVAYCTSLLESFAKYVAPSLGWKPNTEGPVEGYTG
- a CDS encoding putative quinol monooxygenase, with protein sequence MGEVQLTGRLVCRTTEESNLVKRFLHDHVSLTRLEPGCLSFEVTQTDDPLVWRVEERFNSEAAFECHQDRVASSEWGRMTAGITRDYSIVKHTG
- a CDS encoding TIGR01777 family oxidoreductase codes for the protein MRIEIEHRLDAPQAEVLAWHERPGALVRLTPPGLATPDAPGEGGIRPGRVVGVRVGPPVLPMLIRPHWVLRHVERVPGGGFVDQQVRGPWRSWRHEHGILDDARGGTLLRDVIDLELPRHLDHLAPRVERAVQAQFAFRARQLRDDLAFHARWAHVPRLTVVITGSSGLIGTQLAALLESGGHTVRRMVREDRVGTGEVTWDPQTGQLDPADIEDADVVVNLAGRSIATRWTSAARRDIRSSRIGGTTLISRTLAQLEDGPTALVQASAIGLYGPRRPGEVLTEDDPGGDGFLADLVRDWEGSTHAARDAGKRVVAVRTGMVLSDAGGSLLPQLPLFFAGVGGRLTAKRAKLSWITLDDITRAFAHAVLSADLEGPVNGVAPHPVTAGEFARTLGGVMHRPSFVPVPEFGPRLLLGRAGADELVRTDQHVSDAHLAASGFVSAHAELGEGLAHLLVRG
- a CDS encoding transposase; translated protein: MAAPRKYPDELRERATRMAVQSRRDPSTRSGTFRRVGEQLGINPETLRNWVVQAEVDEGHRPGTTTSESQRLVELEKEVRELRRENSMADSSGQCNESCEMRQSLITGGSGCRAGTVISAGSRSSSGSGCTGRAGGWSTSRKRSAAARRWSASWPAPAGTLTPGRSAGSHGRAV
- a CDS encoding MarR family winged helix-turn-helix transcriptional regulator, with the protein product MTSGAEPERLTDEERAQWFAFAHVLTLLPGVLETQMQRDGGIGHFDYLVMSWLSTAPERTLRMSELASSVCGTLSRLSNAATRLERQGWLTRRPNPEDGRTTLVTLTDAGRQKVESVAPAHETELRRLFFEPLTAAQSRQLATACRRILAVAQDS